The nucleotide window tcaaatgaagatggcgcgggagcaggTTTACGCCTAGTGAGCCCAGAAAAtcacgagtttacttacgccattaagctagacttcaaaaacaccaacaatgAAGCTGAGTACGAAGCTTtcctggcaggcttacgcctcgccatcaagatgggagcaaaAAACTTGCGCGCACATGTTGACTCACTCCTGATAACCAGTCAAGTAAATGGCATATACGACGCGAAGGGAGAAGTCATGGCTCTATATCTGGAACAAGCGAAAGAATTGCTCCAACAATTCGAAACTCACAAGGTTATACATATCAATCGCTCAGAAAACAAGCctgccgatgccttgagcaagcttgcctcgacttcctttcaacatcttgccaaggatgtaaggatagaggtactcaagaaTCCATCGGTATTACTGCGACAAGTGAACGTGATCGAAACAGGGCAACCATCGTGGATGACCCCAATCATCCAATACTTGCAAGAAGGGGTGCTCCCTGAAAACAAAGCGGAAGCAAggaagatccaaaacaaagccctaCAATACGAAATGAACGGCGGTATTttgtaccgaaaatccttcctAGGGCCACTACTACGCTGTGTGGACCCTCAGGATGCGAATTACCTGATAAGGGAGATCCACGAGGGGATCTGCGGCATTCACTCCGGACCAcggatggttgtcgcgaagatcatgagcgtcggttactactggcctggtatgcatgtcgacgcaatgaaggagatccgcaaatgtgactcttgccagaggcactctccaaaaacactgcgccctaaaaatgatcttatccctgtatccaccgcatggccctttcagcaatggggaattgacatggtgggacccttcccggatGCTCCCGGCGCAGTAAAGTTTATCATAGTGGCTGTcgactacttcaccaagtgggtagaggccaaagcccttgcatccaccacagctatgattgtgcgcaagttcatctgggagcacatcatatgcagatttggcctTCCGCTCAAGATCGTAACTGACAATGGCACCAACTTCGCATCAGACGATCTCAAGAAGTGGATGAAGGAAATGAACATTGAACACACTTTCACATCCGTTGCGCATCCccaaggcaacggacaagtggaaagcGTGAACAAATGCATCGTCGAGGGAATAAAGGCCAGATTGGGGACAAAGCGACGAGGATGGGTTGATGAACTCCcgagcatcttatgggctcatcgaaccatgccaaAAACAAGTACCGGCGAGACCCCCTTTAGCTTGGTttatggctcagaggcggttatcCCGGCGGAGATTGGCCTACCCTCACCACGCATGACAGCGGTCAACTCAATTGACAATGAAGCGGAAAGACGCCTTGACTTGGACTtgttagaagaaaggcgcgaaatcgCGCGAATCAAAGAGGCCAAGTACAAGACCCAGCTAGAAAGGTACTATAACACAAGGGTCCGCATCTGTACCTTCACCCCAGGGGAATACGTCTTCCGCGACAATGAAGCGTCAAATGCGGAACGTCCAGGAAAGttggcacctaaatgggaaggcccatacctGATCCACgaggtcctgggcaaaggggCTTACAAGTTACGCACcttagatggccacatcttaccacgaacatggaacgcgcaacaactgcgcaaatgtTATATGTAACTTACTTCGGCCTTGCGCCCGTTTTTACTTTCTTATGTCGGCTATATGCCATTAACAATTAATGTATGAAGGCCTATGCGCCCATTCCAGACTTAATGAAAACATACGACATGTTTTTCGATTacattttttcgttacaaatgcatgctaaacttttgattagcgcgaaaacactccagcattCTAAAAATTTTGTTGACAAGAaccgcctccaaggtcctccgcgaacaaagcgcgagaccgggcgGTCGCCTTTTACTTAAAAGAtacttccatttattcgagctaatttaaccaAAGTTTTGACAGCAATGCAATAATTGCAACGGAAAAAGCGAAAACGATCCATATATGAAACTTGCGCAACTGCGCAGCATTTACAATCAAGTTACACAAGACAGTTACAAGGCACAAACGCCTATCAATAACCTATTCAACAACCTATTCTATTCATCGCGTTGATCACCATCATCTCCGTCATCTTCACCATCGTCATCgttgccatcatcatcaccatctccACCGTCATCGCCAGCCGGATCTTCATCGGATAGTTCGACGGTAACTGGTGGATCGAGGACTGCTTTAAGACGCTGGCACCAGTCGTCTTTTTTCAAAGATTCCACAACCAGATCCATGATAGGCAAGGTAAGGTTGTCATACGAGTTTTCAGCACGTGCAAGCGCAGCATCAGCACGCTCAGTCACTGAGCAATGACTTACATCAAATTCTTGCCCTAGCACCTGCTCAACGTGACTGGCACATTCCAAGTAACCTCCTCGATGACCCACCGCACGCGCCGCATCCGTGAGATCAGCAACGGCACGATCGAGCTCGCCAACATTTCagatggagttggcaaccttcaacaAAAGGAAAGCGTTAAGTACAACTCTTAACCAGATAGAAACATAAAAGACAAAAGTACAAGCTTACCAGCGAtactccacgagtgcgcatccaTTCAGCCTCCGAGACAAGCGTATCAACGATTCCTTGGGCCTCGGAGTAGTTGGTTTGAGCCACGTTAAGCGCGGCAGCGCTGacagcacgcgcctcctcagcCGTAGCAGCCTTAACCCTCTCGGCCTCCAGGTCGATCTCCAACGACTCACATCTGTCGATTTGCTCGTTCAAGCGACGTTTGAGCTCCGCAATCTCAACGTCCTTGGCGTGGAGATCTCTGTCCTTGCTAGACAGCTGCACCTGGACCTCAGAAAACTCAACCTGGAAACCGACAAAACAACTTAGGCTGGTTTGTTAACAACATAGCGAGAATAAAGGAAAACAAataaactaacctccatctgtTGCTTGGCAGCCTTCTCTCCCTGCGCCTCCTCTACCTTCGATGTCAAATCAGCAACTTTAGCCTCAAGATCAACAATCTTCTGTCGAGCCGCGTAGGCGCGCTCGTTGTCTTGGGCACAAATACGTTTAAACTCGGCCTTCTCTTTGGCCAGTTGCTCTTCAACATTATGAAGTTTCTTTTGCAGGCCTTCGCGGCCCCATTCTTCGGCCTTCTTATCAGCTTCAAACTTGGCTCTCTCCTCATCAAGAGCAGCCTTGGACTTCTCAAACTCAGCAATGCGTTTTAACGAGCGCTCACGATAACCCTCCCAGTCGGCGCGTTCTCTAACCATTGTCCGCCATTCGCGAACTATCTGGTGGTTGGCAGCACGAGCGTTAGCCTCTCCAAGTATAAAGGTGCGATATAACATTTCATGGGGTTTCGCCCTTTGACGGTTGACCTCTGCAGGGGTAAACGAATTCAAAAACCACTCGCGGCAAGGGGCAAATTCATGAAATGTATCTTTTTGCTTTAAGCTCCAAGGGGCTTGGTGAGGAGCATCGCCGCGTTCTTCTTCATTGTAAGTTTTATAGTAGATATCGCCAACGGTGTCCTTCGCCCCAACCACATTTGGGTTATAACCCCAGCTCCACCAGAGCTCGCGCCGCTAGAGGAGAAACGTCCTGACCCCTTAGGCCCTTGGACGTGCGCGGGGTGGGTAGATTTTGTGACCTCAGGCCCTTGGACATTAACAGGCTGTTCCATAGCCTTCTTCTTTTCTAACTCCTCCAAGGCCCTCTTCTTGGCCGCTTCGGCCACCCTCTCCTCCTCCGCCTTCCTCTTTCTCTCCtcctctttctttttcttctcctcctcctccttcctCTTCCTCTCTTCTTCATCCTTCCTCTTCTTCTCTGCAACTCTCTTCTTCTCTTCCTCTCTCTTCCGAACCTCCTCCACCTTTCGCTGCGCCTCAGCAGCCTTCGCGGCATCCTGAGCAGCAGTGTCAGTGGACTTGATGGTAATCTTGGGCCTCTTCGCCGCAGCCTCACTGAACGTGACacccttctcaggggtcttcttcttgatttCTGAAAAAATAAAGCAAGTGCATTTAAGCAAAGAGAAAAGTATTAAGAAGAGAAGCGAAGAACATACCAGGAGAAAATTTGTATAACGAGCGCAGCTTGCTCGTTTTCCCAACCGCGGGAATCACAACAGATGTAGGGGCGGAAGCCACACCAGTCGTGGCTTCGCTCCTACCCCTCTTCCGCCCAATAAGCTGGGCACCAGCATCttcttcttcagcttcatcaTCTTCAGGAAAAGATGGAGTCGCGCCAGCTtcagggttacgagaacccgcgctcccagagctTTTCGACCCACCAGCACCAGTTTTTCCCTTAGCTGCACGTGACAAGCCTTCAAATGAGTCACTGATGATCACATAATCATCTAAGTCACGTTgacgaaggcgaagagtacctttgaCAGCAGCAGTTGTCGCGCGACTAGTGCTAGTGCCCTTGCTGGTCACTTCAGGctccaccttcttcttcttcttcacaggtttcttcttcttctcctcggggtcaatccccaggtcgcgcaacacacctgcaaagattttaGACCAGGAACTTAGCTCGCCGCTGGAAGAACCTactgactcctcgctggaaagatagagagTCTCTTTCCCAGCGAaagtcacagagcgcaaaggacgaggtttagggtattgcgcaccttcagtagTGGTTGGCGGCGAAGCAAAGGCATCAGCAGGGAACATGAAGTTGCCtttaatctggtcataccagctttCCTCATCATCGCGCAACGGGCGAACGCCCATGGAGCCACCAAATGTCGAGAAGGCAGCTTGATAGAGTTGCGCTTCTACACATGGAAGTAAGTAAGTAACAATTAAAGCAAACCTACTTGGAAAAAGAACAAAGAAATAACTAACCTTGATCGCCAAGCTTCAACACCGGAACCTCCCTGCTGCtaggtgaccactggtcactcatcttcGCTGCGACCAAAACGTTTTCCCCAAACACCCGATTCGGGGTTGGGGTTAGCTGCTGGTACCACAGGGCGTTTTTGGGAATCGGTAGGTCTTCCTTCGGTATTGCGTCGGTCCAGTCCCTAAAGGGCATAGCAATCGGCAAAACCTCCTCCCGGATAAAGAAGAACTTAGGTTTCCAGTCGTGGAAACTCTTTGGTGGGTTTAACAAGATCTTCTTAGCCGCACCACGGCTCGCAAAGGAGAAGAAGCCCATCGTCCTTTGCAACTGATAAAAGGCCCGGAATTTATCCACCGACGGCTCAATGCCATGAGAATGGCACAAAAACTCGAAGTGTCGTATCCTAACCATTCCCGGTGGGCTCATCTGCGATAGATGGAAGTTGTAGTAATGGAGGATATTGCCCATGAAGTTGGTCGCCGGCAGTCGGAAATTGCCCTGAAGAAAGAAGTCTTCATATAAAGTAATATATCCGGGTGGTGCATCAGCCGCGGTTTAgccctgagccggataccgggcATCCCACTCCGACGGGAATCGAAAGCTTCGAACAATTTGTTCAAAAAGCCCTAGATCCCATCTGAGGACAGGAACTGGTCCTTCCTCAGTAACAGCAACTTCTTGGTGTTCTTCGCTCATATCTGAAAATTCTGGAAAAAactttgaagatttgaagaaatctcGAAGATATGAAGAGcaactttgaagattcaaagaggtTTGAGAAGAAAGTAGGGAAGAAACGAAGAGAAGTGAGAGTCTCTCACcttctcttcggatatatatacccatcgcatttaatgcgatgggtaaccgtgccgcgttcgccgctaggctaaccaacgagaggttgccacgtcaagcggaaaaccaggggtgacggttaccacgcgcgcgtgggcctcactctcctgacatgaagtgcaaccgccgcaggcggcatgatgacatccgtgccaggggtcaactcaaacgtcgctctcagcgacttatctcaccaacctgtcagaagttcaaatttcgaagtttcccgccataaacATTACAAGTAGCTTCATACAGAAGTTACAAGAGCCGCGCGAGCTAAATCGAGCAAGACTTGAATGGTACTTGCGCAACTGAAAACAACAATTTCCACATGCGCCACACCAATCAAGATCAAAAGAGCATCTCCCTTCACTCCTATTTCCCTTATTTttattaagtccagagctccaaccacttgcgttgcgcatggtgcagcactggactggggggacttgaaggggtatggtcccaaaaagccgcgcaaacctctGCCCAGGTTACGCgcgggaccatactccttattgtAACAAACTTGTTACCAATATCCTCGCGCAGCCTACATCACGTTACGATCTATCTCGCGCGAGGCAAGGCAGACAAGAAGCTCAGATATCAACACTTAGCATAAATAATGGTATAAATGAGCAcactaaccccgcgcgggttagttgctGTCCAACAAGAACCACTCAGTAGGGAAGCACACagctacctacagtggtacacagggtacaagtggcagtaaaaggagccaatgagcgtccagcaggctctggtcaatcgtgcgccacgatcgcctgaagaaaagtacacaaggacgcctacatggcaccaatcaagcgacggagacaactgtcccacgatctccacttgtctgctgatgacaaaaggacaacaaggccgacaacaatgacacgtggctccagtcaaggtgcgccagcaccaacgaacgtctagaagccactaagcggtcgatgCCAGCAaggcaaagagcatatccgttatgTTGTCCGTTtatggcccaaggcccatcagcccataacctcttacacctctccggctataaatagagacctcattccacaggttaaacactctattccctctactctcactctttacacttaattactctcaaagcggtcgcttattctcacgccggagcctggttaagagggaaacccccacattcccctcttaacgagtaacggtgttctgttttgcaggattagatcaccaagtcggagctcaaatactcataagaagattaaccactatgaaaggaacataaaccaatcttAATTAACTCccttaattagatcactgtttcttcaggGACCATTTCTCGATTTGTGCGTGTCATCATTGCGCGGGGGCCATGCTAATCTTCTCTGTATCGTTCCAATTTTATCAGATGTCCCCGAAGGGACAATAACCATCACCCACCTCCGCCATATAAACCTAACTTAACCCACAGGATGTGTCATATGAACTTAATTTACTTTTTTTCATAATCAAACTGCATGCATGGGAAAATGTTGAAACAGTTCAAGACTAAAGAAGAAGCACACTAAGCTCACTGATTACAACTACTTATCTCAATACatgtttctttttttaaaaacattggtTTCTTACAAAGTTGCATATTCGGTTGAGGTGTGTTGAATCCAGATGGGATACAAAGGTTTGTTATTATAAAATCTAGAGATGATTGCTAATTCAATATAATCACGCCACGGGTTCAGTTAAACCTTTACCAATGCTGGTGACGCTTATGCCACCGGGACTCAGTTGGCAGGCGACATCAAAAGTGGCAGTTATTGAGCAGAAAAGATTTTAGGAACAACAGTTAGGAGAGTGCATGATATGAAGAAACCAATAAAAAGGCACGGAGGCTTGAAAAGTGGGAAAGTTTAGTATTTGGTGTTTGTCCCACATCGGCACAATAGAGAAGTCATATATATGAAATCCGGTATTTAAGGCAAGCAGGTGCGATGTTTAAAAGGCACGCAGCCATGCAGTGAATACAAAGCGAACTATTCTTTCGCCTTTTACTAAAGAATACCGTGTATTCGCTGCACTAAGGTGGCATACGCCTATTTTTGGAGAGACCCTTCTTAACTGAAGGGATCCAGACAGAGCCGGCCCTGAAGGAGGGCGGGGAGGACAACCGAACAGGGCCCGTGATTTCGTAGGGCAcgcaatttttaaaaaaaatccgtattatatatgtaattttttttaatagggtataaccaaacaaatattaacataggcccacttaaaaaaatcatattgtttaaactatttagcccattaggttaatgagcccaatacccaaatattttctaaaaactaataaaaaaaaagaattttgggcggccctaagggcacgttttttcaagctcgaacagggtacatgaattctcagggccggccctggatCCAGACAATGATTTTAGTGCAATTTTAGCTATATCTTCACATAGTTTATTCTGATGCTAAAACTACAGTCGATCTCAATGTCAAACCTACTCTTATGTAGGTTTATCAAAATTATAAAATCTTCAAGCTCATGAACCAAACAACCAGTGTACAAATGTGGTTTGTTAGGCCAAAACTGGTTCGGGTGGAAACAGGTTAGAGTTTGGTCAACAAAAGGATCAGTTGGAGCCGGGTTCTGACCAAGCTGGGTCGGATTGGAACTGGTTTTTCTAAGCGAAAGGATCGGTTTTGACCTGTTTGAAAGCGAGTATTAAATGGTTTGGGTTGGGTTTGACCAGGTTCAAACCGAGCGTCAAAGTTTAGGGATACATCCCGAATTCAACTCCGTGTGTTGGTTTTGTTTCAAACTAGTTCTAAAACCGGGGTCTTTTTATGCGCACCTCTATCACCAGGCAGCATAACATAAACTTATAAGCACATTCAAGATATTATTATCTGATATTATGGGCTCTTAGCATATCACCGCCAGCCAAGTGGCAGAAACAATACTCAATCTTGATAGCCAAACGGCCCAAACCGACACGACTTATCGGTCTGGGTTTTATGAGACTCAAGAACCAAATTATATGAAACACTTTTGACATTTTGGTTACTGGAGCGGACGCATTTGACTGTCTTCTCGTTATGGTGGACCAACTACTAGTGAAGCAGCCACAATCTTATTTTAAGGAGGTATTCATCAAAACTTTAATCTTTTAAAGCTTTGTAGTATAAGTAACTAAGGGTGTTTAGTCTGGAATTCAAGCAGTTATCATAGCAATCACTTTTAACAATAAATAAATCATTCTAAGCATCATAATCTGTTACATAAGCAAAAATAATTTGGCCAGATCCATTACTTGCAATATAGTTGACAGAATGGCGTCACACTAATAAACCATGACATTTTGATTACAGGGTGTTCATCAAATTTCCAAttgaaaatattcaaaaaaaaatttggaCCATTTCTCGATTTGTGCGTGTCATCCTTGCGCAGGGGCCATGCTAATCTTCTCTGTATCGTTCCAATTTTATCGGATGTCCCCGAAGGGACAACATTCATCACCCACCTCAGCCATGTAAACCAGCCACAACTTCATCTCTGATCCGATGTGGGACTAACTGAATCCACAGGATGTGTCGTATTCACCCTGTTATTAATCAATCTGCATGTGTAAGAAAGTGTTTAAACAGATACTTGCAACCAGAGTTACAGATTGAAGATGAAACAAGCCCTAGATCATAGATGGCCGGAGAGTATCTTTTTGAGATAAAAGCAACGAAAACAGCCGCCTATCTTCTCTTGTATCCATCATccttgaaagcaaaggttcgatcCAACAACTGGAAAATCAGACGAGGCTGTTGCAACAACCATTACAAAGgtttgtttgttatttatttatcatTCTGTATATTTTATAGTTTTGAATCCAAACAACAGGTGGGATACAAAAGTTGTCAACTTTTGTAATTACAAGATTTCTTTTCTTTATTAACAAAACAGTTGGTCTGGGCATGTGGACTCGTCAATAACTGAATCTTTTATGAGCTTGTGTCTGCACAAATAAAGGAATCAACAACTGACCAACAATTTTAAAAATTCGACATGTGGCTGGAAATCAAACATTTCAAAACCGAAACACCAAATACTAGAGTGAGTTATCTGAAATTCAACCAACTGCATCTCTTCTCTGATACCCCCCGGTATTGGCAAAAGTTCTGCAACTGGTAGTTGTTGAGTAGAAAAGAATTTGGGAACAACAATTAGGAGAGGAGAGTGAAACCAGTAGAGGAGGCTTGAAAAGTGGCAAAAAAAGCATCTAGTgcttgtcccacatcggttggCTAGAGAAGTTATAGGAGTGAAACCTACTATTTAAGACAAGCAGGTAGGATGTTGAAATCCACGCAGCCATGCAGTGAGCACATAGCGAACTATTCTTTCGCCTTTTACTAAAGAATACCGTGTGCTCGCTGCTCAAAGTGGCATACCCCTATTTTTGGAGAGTCCCTTCTTTTACTGAAGGGCTCCAACCTATGTTTATAGTTAACGTTCTTT belongs to Helianthus annuus cultivar XRQ/B chromosome 5, HanXRQr2.0-SUNRISE, whole genome shotgun sequence and includes:
- the LOC110943823 gene encoding myosin-6-like; amino-acid sequence: MVRERADWEGYRERSLKRIAEFEKSKAALDEERAKFEADKKAEEWGREGLQKKLHNVEEQLAKEKAEFKRICAQDNERAYAARQKIVDLEAKVADLTSKVEEAQGEKAAKQQMEVEFSEVQVQLSSKDRDLHAKDVEIAELKRRLNEQIDRCESLEIDLEAERVKAATAEEARAVSAAALNVAQTNYSEAQGIVDTLVSEAEWMRTRGVSLLDRAVADLTDAARAVGHRGGYLECASHVEQVLGQEFDVSHCSVTERADAALARAENSYDNLTLPIMDLVVESLKKDDWCQRLKAVLDPPVTVELSDEDPAGDDGGDGDDDGNDDDGEDDGDDGDQRDE